The following coding sequences are from one Rhineura floridana isolate rRhiFlo1 chromosome 2, rRhiFlo1.hap2, whole genome shotgun sequence window:
- the SMTNL1 gene encoding smoothelin-like protein 1, whose protein sequence is METEGTKEQKDSQKINGLERKEESRDALIQSKGESEAGKTEAAGTGDELHGESKAEKEGAAGNETKGDNALKGKASGAEEVQGFEAKEKVEEASETDRAESEDKVAVGVSGTEPKEEADVSAPPKELQEEKGGKADALERNTSVSSKESRTGSTSDEPFSPEPEEEEEFWPEFSPSSPDESPQSPTEFKSMETGGTTSGPAAPEAATGDTTSAEGVPKGDQEQQPAPEGAAVAQEKKKRPTFDRRELTRPRMPPRAQSRKAIMEKFGGAATGPAPNIKRTGGANTVKTMLLEWCRAKTRGYEHVDIQNFSSSWSSGMAFCALTHKFFPDAFDYAALEPANRRENFILAFSTAEKLADCAQLLDVDDMVRMSVPDNKCIYTYIQELYRSLVEKGLVKTKKK, encoded by the exons ATGGAGACTGAAGGCACCAAGGAGCAGAAGGATAGCCAGAAGATCAATGGACTAGAGCGAAAGGAGGAGTCAAGAGATGCTCTGATTCAGTCTAAGGGAGAGAGCGAGGCAGGGAAAACAGAGGCTGCTGGGACTGGGGATGAGCTTCATGGAGAGAGTAAGGCAGAAAAAGAAGGGGCTGCTGGGAATGAGACTAAGGGTGATAATGCACTCAAAGGAAAGGCTTCGGGGGCTGAGGAGGTACAGGGATTTGAGGCCAaagagaaagtggaggaagccagCGAAACCGACAGGGCAGAGTCCGAGGATAAAGTGGCCGTGGGTGTATCTGGAACAGAGCCGAAAGAAGAAGCTGATGTTTCTGCACCACCAAAAGAACTGcaggaagagaaaggaggaaaaGCTGATGCCTTGGAGAGAAATACCAGCGTTTCCAGCAAAGAG AGTCGAACTGGCAGCACTTCAGATGAGCCTTTCTCACCAGAaccagaggaggaagaagaattcTGGCCAGAATTCTCTCCAAGCTCACCTGATGAGAGTCCACAGAGCCCCACAGAGTTCAAAAGCATGGAGACAG GTGGCACTACTTCAGGCCCAGCTGCTCCGGAAGCTGCCACTGGGGATACCACCAG cgCTGAAGGAGTCCCAAAGGGGGATCAAGAGCAACAGCCAGCTCCTGAGGGAGCAGCCGTGGCCcaggagaagaagaagaggccCACTTTTGACAGGAGGGAGCTAACAAGGCCCCGGATGCCACCCAGAGCTCAGTCCCGCAAAGCCATTATGGAGAAGTTTGGAGG GGCTGCAACTGGTCCAGCTCCCAACATCAAGAGGACGGGAGGTGCAAACACAGTGAAGACCATGTTACTGGAATGGTGTCGGGCCAAGACCCGTGGCTATGAG CATGTGGACATCCAGAACTTCTCCTCCAGCTGGAGCAGTGGCATGGCCTTTTGCGCTCTCACCCACAAGTTCTTTCCAGATGCCTTTGACTATGCTGCACTTGAGCCAGCAAATCGCAGAGAGAACTTTATTCTGGCCTTCTCCACTGCTGA GAAACTTGCTGATTGTGCCCAACTTCTGGATGTGGATGACATGGTGCGCATGAGTGTTCCTGATAACAAATGCATCTACACCTATATCCAAGAACTTTATCGCAGCTTGGTGGAGAAAGGGCTGGTGAAGACCAAGAAGAAATAA